One window from the genome of Dyadobacter sp. CECT 9275 encodes:
- a CDS encoding NADP-dependent oxidoreductase, with protein MKAIIIQTPGGAENLIHTEITVPAIQDGEVLVKVKAISINPIDAKTRSGKGMYGKLTGQDPIIIGWDISGEVTATKSDLFKVGDAVFGMVNFPGHGKAYAEYVAAPASQLALKPANISHTQAAATTLAALTAWQALITHGKIKTNDRVLIHSAAGGVGHFAVQIAKNAGAYVVGTSSAENKDFVLGLGADEHIDYKARNLKDATRDIDFVLDPLGGDNIDKSLQVMKKGGTIISLPTGLRELVGEKAEAAGMTGFFIMVTSNGKDMNSLASLLEKGIVKAHVSQEFGFDDMAKAHRQIESGKTRGKIVVTL; from the coding sequence ATGAAAGCCATAATTATCCAGACACCGGGTGGAGCAGAAAATCTCATCCACACCGAAATAACCGTTCCCGCCATTCAGGACGGAGAAGTACTTGTTAAGGTAAAAGCCATCAGTATCAACCCGATTGACGCCAAAACCAGGTCAGGAAAAGGCATGTACGGGAAATTAACGGGCCAGGATCCTATCATAATTGGCTGGGATATTTCAGGCGAAGTTACTGCTACAAAGTCCGACCTCTTTAAAGTAGGAGATGCCGTTTTCGGGATGGTGAATTTTCCCGGGCACGGAAAAGCTTACGCGGAATACGTTGCCGCACCAGCTTCTCAACTGGCCTTAAAACCCGCCAATATCTCGCATACCCAGGCAGCGGCCACCACCCTGGCCGCTTTAACGGCCTGGCAGGCTTTGATCACACATGGTAAAATTAAAACAAACGACAGGGTATTGATCCACTCGGCTGCGGGCGGGGTAGGTCATTTTGCGGTTCAGATTGCGAAAAATGCCGGAGCATACGTCGTAGGAACTTCATCCGCCGAAAACAAGGATTTTGTACTGGGACTGGGTGCGGACGAACATATCGACTACAAAGCCCGGAACCTGAAAGACGCCACCCGGGATATTGATTTTGTACTAGATCCTCTCGGAGGCGACAATATCGACAAATCTCTCCAAGTCATGAAGAAAGGAGGAACCATCATCAGCCTGCCAACCGGCCTGCGCGAGCTGGTAGGCGAAAAGGCCGAAGCGGCAGGTATGACCGGGTTCTTTATCATGGTTACTTCCAACGGTAAGGACATGAACTCCCTGGCTTCCCTCCTGGAAAAAGGAATTGTAAAAGCGCATGTCTCTCAGGAATTCGGTTTCGATGATATGGCCAAGGCCCATCGGCAGATCGAAAGCGGAAAAACCCGGGGAAAGATCGTTGTAACGTTATAA
- a CDS encoding helix-turn-helix domain-containing protein produces the protein MEKMQSLEDFYLQKFNWMPDNLKKEIGHFNVFKLEDCFRPGAEPVQYSRRDFYKISLIRGRNIYHYADKSVEISGSTLIFFNPQVPYTWESVSDDKTGFFCIFREAFITEKIRENLSELPMFAPGSKPSYVLSEEQDHHVSELFSKMIDEINSDYRYKYDLIRNYTMELIHYALKMQPSEALYQHTDANTRITSVFTELLERQFPIESPAQRFALRSANDFAQQLSVHVNHLNRAIRQTTGKTTTHHISERIISEAKALLKHTNWNISEISYSLGFEEPAHFNNFFKKQTSLTPSSFRTV, from the coding sequence ATGGAAAAGATGCAAAGCCTGGAAGATTTTTACTTACAGAAATTCAACTGGATGCCTGATAACCTTAAAAAAGAAATCGGGCATTTCAATGTTTTCAAACTGGAAGACTGTTTCCGTCCCGGGGCAGAGCCGGTTCAGTACTCCCGCCGTGATTTTTACAAGATCAGCCTGATCAGGGGAAGGAATATTTATCACTATGCAGATAAAAGTGTTGAAATCTCAGGATCAACACTCATTTTTTTTAACCCGCAGGTACCTTATACCTGGGAATCGGTTTCAGATGACAAAACCGGTTTCTTCTGTATTTTCCGTGAGGCATTTATTACGGAAAAGATCCGCGAAAATCTGTCGGAACTGCCTATGTTCGCACCCGGAAGTAAGCCTTCCTATGTATTGTCCGAGGAACAGGACCACCACGTAAGCGAGCTATTCTCCAAAATGATAGATGAGATCAATTCGGATTACCGGTATAAATACGACCTAATCCGCAACTATACCATGGAGCTCATTCACTACGCCCTGAAAATGCAGCCTTCCGAAGCACTCTATCAGCATACAGACGCCAACACCCGCATTACCTCTGTCTTTACCGAATTACTGGAACGCCAGTTTCCCATAGAATCCCCCGCACAACGGTTTGCACTGCGTTCGGCCAATGATTTTGCGCAACAGCTTTCCGTCCATGTGAACCACCTGAACCGCGCCATTCGTCAAACCACAGGTAAAACCACCACACACCATATCTCCGAAAGAATTATATCGGAAGCAAAAGCATTGCTGAAACATACCAACTGGAATATCTCTGAAATCAGTTACAGCCTCGGTTTTGAAGAACCTGCTCATTTCAATAATTTTTTCAAGAAACAAACCAGCCTAACTCCTTCCTCTTTCCGGACTGTTTGA
- a CDS encoding oxidoreductase: MKNQKVWFVTGASKGLGLSLVKKLLQEGYHVAATSRNKDELSAAVGDYHHFLPLEVDLTSEESINKAVQQTTEAFGTLDVLVNNAGYGLLGSLEELSDEESRKNFDINVFGLLNVIRAVMPVMRENRNGHIFNISSIGGYFAGFPGWGIYCATKFAVAGLTEALAAEIRPFNVHATVVYPGYFRTEFLSGSIAVSSHTVDGYTEVRNSQELHKNEINGNQPGDPDKAADALIQLSLEENPVVHLFLGQDAFDLAKEKIRQIEKDMETAKDISVSTGFEVSGLRSAG; this comes from the coding sequence ATGAAAAATCAAAAAGTATGGTTTGTTACAGGCGCTTCCAAAGGCCTGGGACTTTCCCTCGTAAAAAAATTACTTCAAGAAGGCTATCACGTTGCGGCAACTTCCAGAAATAAGGATGAGCTTTCGGCGGCCGTCGGTGATTACCATCACTTCCTGCCACTAGAGGTGGATCTAACCAGTGAAGAAAGCATAAACAAAGCCGTGCAGCAGACAACAGAAGCCTTTGGCACGCTGGATGTACTGGTCAATAATGCAGGATACGGCTTACTGGGAAGCCTGGAGGAGCTTTCGGATGAGGAAAGCCGCAAAAATTTTGATATTAATGTTTTCGGCCTGCTGAACGTGATACGCGCCGTAATGCCGGTGATGAGAGAAAACAGGAACGGGCATATCTTCAATATATCTTCCATTGGCGGATATTTCGCCGGCTTTCCAGGATGGGGTATCTACTGTGCAACCAAATTCGCCGTAGCAGGTTTAACGGAGGCACTTGCGGCAGAAATCCGCCCATTTAATGTTCACGCTACGGTGGTATACCCCGGTTATTTCCGTACCGAATTCCTTTCCGGATCCATAGCCGTTTCCAGCCATACCGTTGACGGTTACACGGAGGTACGCAACAGCCAGGAACTGCACAAAAATGAGATCAATGGCAACCAGCCGGGCGATCCCGACAAAGCGGCAGATGCGCTCATCCAACTATCGCTGGAAGAAAATCCCGTTGTACATCTGTTCCTTGGACAAGACGCATTCGACCTTGCCAAAGAAAAAATCAGACAGATAGAAAAGGACATGGAAACGGCAAAAGATATCTCAGTATCCACCGGCTTTGAAGTATCTGGTCTGAGATCAGCGGGATGA
- a CDS encoding EamA family transporter, giving the protein MQFSKYYISAVASFVLWGFFSLVLKQLHGYASLDILFYRVFMCAVIMSVISLFVRRRVLRENVEMYKKLPSSVRQRMLLLTFSGGVLLTANWFFFIYVMNNVSVKAASFAYLVCPVMTTVIAFFVLHEKLSKWQWVAVGLSVLSCLLLSFNNIADIAYSLIVAASYAFYLVSQRRNAGFDKFLVLTFQLIFSALILLPFYPSYAASVPTEGVFYGLILVTAVLFTIVPLFLNLYALNGVNSSTMGILLYINPLINFTIALLYFHEPINQYQIVAYSLIIISILVFNEQYLFGRKRSVVVR; this is encoded by the coding sequence ATGCAATTTTCTAAATACTACATTTCTGCTGTTGCTTCATTCGTTCTCTGGGGTTTTTTCAGTTTGGTTCTGAAACAGTTACACGGTTATGCCTCGCTTGATATTCTATTTTACCGGGTATTTATGTGCGCTGTGATTATGTCTGTTATTAGTCTTTTTGTGCGCAGAAGGGTATTAAGGGAAAATGTTGAGATGTATAAAAAACTTCCGTCTTCGGTAAGGCAGCGGATGTTGCTCCTGACATTTAGCGGCGGAGTTCTGCTGACTGCGAACTGGTTCTTTTTTATTTATGTAATGAACAATGTCAGTGTAAAGGCAGCTTCCTTTGCTTATCTGGTTTGTCCTGTAATGACTACCGTCATCGCTTTTTTTGTTTTGCATGAAAAACTCAGCAAATGGCAGTGGGTGGCGGTGGGCCTCAGTGTGTTGAGCTGTTTGCTGTTGTCGTTCAACAACATTGCAGATATTGCCTATAGTCTGATCGTGGCTGCATCCTATGCGTTTTATCTGGTGAGCCAGCGCCGGAATGCGGGTTTTGACAAGTTCCTTGTGCTTACCTTTCAGCTTATATTTTCGGCTTTGATACTGTTACCCTTTTACCCTTCCTACGCCGCCTCCGTTCCCACAGAAGGGGTATTTTATGGTCTGATACTGGTAACAGCTGTCCTTTTTACGATTGTACCTTTGTTTCTCAACCTTTATGCTTTAAATGGGGTCAATTCTTCCACGATGGGCATTTTATTGTATATCAATCCGTTGATTAACTTTACAATAGCCTTGTTGTATTTTCATGAGCCCATTAATCAATATCAGATCGTCGCTTATTCGCTGATTATAATTTCTATTCTGGTATTTAATGAGCAGTATCTTTTTGGGAGAAAAAGGAGCGTGGTTGTACGGTAA
- a CDS encoding HAD family hydrolase, giving the protein MHFSNIRLIATDMDGTLLNSRHELNESFYPVFQQLKNRGIRFVAASGRQYFNLEKKLENVKDDVIFAAENGSYVVFRDQELHVQAIDRSIVFDLITTARNIPDTYAIICGKKKAYVESTVPAFLEHLRLYFERYEIVEDLLEVKNDDFLKFTLCDLAGSEKNSYPHFKHLKEQLQVKVSGPIWLDISHKLANKGRAMEVLQALFGISEKETMVFGDYFNDLEMLQKAYYSYAMANAHPEVKKVSRFTAGSNDENGVVAVLQEFLNSTEAFHSDL; this is encoded by the coding sequence ATGCATTTTTCCAATATCCGCCTCATTGCAACCGACATGGACGGTACGCTCCTGAACTCCCGACATGAGCTAAACGAATCTTTCTATCCGGTTTTTCAACAGTTAAAAAACAGGGGGATCCGGTTTGTTGCGGCAAGCGGAAGGCAGTATTTTAACCTGGAAAAAAAGCTGGAGAATGTGAAGGACGACGTCATTTTTGCAGCCGAGAACGGGAGTTATGTTGTTTTTCGTGATCAGGAATTGCATGTGCAGGCCATTGACCGTTCCATTGTTTTTGACCTCATCACCACCGCGCGTAACATACCGGATACCTATGCCATTATATGCGGTAAGAAAAAGGCCTATGTGGAAAGTACCGTACCCGCTTTTCTGGAACACCTCAGGCTCTACTTCGAAAGATATGAAATTGTGGAGGATCTGCTCGAAGTAAAAAATGATGACTTTCTGAAATTTACCCTTTGCGATCTGGCCGGTTCGGAAAAGAACAGCTATCCGCATTTCAAACATCTGAAAGAGCAGCTGCAGGTGAAAGTTTCCGGCCCGATATGGCTCGACATATCACACAAGCTGGCAAACAAGGGCCGGGCTATGGAAGTACTTCAGGCATTGTTCGGGATATCAGAAAAGGAAACCATGGTATTTGGCGATTATTTTAACGACCTTGAAATGCTCCAGAAAGCTTATTATTCCTACGCCATGGCCAATGCACATCCGGAAGTGAAAAAGGTTTCCAGATTTACAGCCGGCAGTAATGATGAGAATGGAGTGGTGGCGGTATTGCAGGAATTCCTGAACTCAACTGAAGCATTTCATTCTGATTTGTAA
- a CDS encoding TetR/AcrR family transcriptional regulator — MEFVPRSEKTRQLIIEATAGIFNKKGYAGTSISDLTEATHLTKGSIYGNFRNKEEVALAAFDYNLKLWQSIIRSKIRKASTQKEALIILADIFRSNAKDTLPEGGCPFLNTITEADDTHEELRKRAAAGLLRWKDEIAGMIRKGIDTGEFVPGTDVDKLAFSIIALVEGAILIGSGTQNPAYCDAILSTIKDLIRNIETNSI; from the coding sequence ATGGAATTTGTACCCCGATCAGAAAAAACCCGTCAGCTCATTATTGAAGCTACCGCCGGTATCTTCAATAAAAAGGGATATGCAGGTACTTCCATATCCGACCTTACCGAAGCCACCCATCTTACCAAAGGAAGTATCTACGGAAATTTCAGAAATAAAGAGGAAGTAGCCCTGGCGGCATTTGATTACAACCTGAAACTCTGGCAAAGCATCATCCGGTCAAAAATCCGGAAAGCGAGCACGCAGAAAGAAGCCTTGATTATCCTTGCAGATATCTTTAGAAGTAATGCAAAAGACACCTTGCCAGAAGGAGGCTGCCCTTTTCTGAATACCATTACCGAAGCCGACGATACCCATGAGGAATTGAGAAAAAGAGCGGCAGCTGGCCTGCTCCGCTGGAAGGATGAGATTGCCGGAATGATTCGGAAAGGAATTGATACGGGTGAATTTGTACCCGGCACGGATGTTGACAAACTTGCTTTTTCGATCATAGCACTGGTGGAAGGAGCCATACTCATTGGTTCCGGAACCCAGAATCCTGCCTACTGTGATGCCATTTTAAGTACCATCAAAGATCTTATCAGAAATATAGAAACTAACAGCATATAA
- the fabF gene encoding beta-ketoacyl-ACP synthase II, producing MKRVVVTGLGAITPLGNTVDEFWANIVAGNSGAGPLTKFDATKFKTRFACEVKGFQGEDFIDKKELKKYDLFTQYGIVASDQAIADAGLDFTAMSESERYEVGVIWATGNGGIGTFEEQLREFHGGDGTPRFNPYFIPKMIVDIAAGVISIRHKLHGPNYCTVSACASSNTAIISAFDTIRLGKANIMIAGGSEAAITHSSIGGFSSAQALSKRNEDPQGASRPFDVERDGFVMGEGAGALVLEELEHALRRGAHIYAELMGGGMAADAYHLTGTPPDGLGAALGISKALKDAGLQPEQIDYVNAHATSTHQGDISELIGIRKVFGEHPVAVTATKSMTGHLLGAAGAAESIISILSIKDGVIPATINTRVLDPELPEGMKIVTGKSVHTPVRYVVNNTFGFGGHTATSIFGKYE from the coding sequence ATGAAAAGAGTAGTAGTTACAGGACTTGGTGCCATTACCCCACTGGGTAACACCGTTGATGAATTTTGGGCAAATATTGTTGCCGGTAACAGCGGTGCAGGACCTCTTACCAAATTCGATGCGACAAAGTTCAAAACCCGTTTTGCCTGTGAGGTAAAAGGCTTTCAGGGTGAAGATTTTATAGATAAAAAGGAATTAAAAAAATATGACCTCTTTACGCAGTATGGCATTGTAGCAAGTGACCAGGCCATTGCCGACGCGGGGCTGGATTTCACGGCCATGTCCGAATCGGAACGGTACGAGGTAGGGGTGATTTGGGCAACGGGAAATGGCGGTATCGGCACCTTTGAGGAACAACTTCGGGAATTCCACGGCGGAGATGGCACCCCCAGGTTTAACCCCTATTTCATTCCAAAGATGATTGTGGACATTGCCGCCGGAGTGATATCCATACGCCACAAATTACACGGACCAAACTATTGCACTGTTTCTGCCTGTGCTTCTTCCAATACGGCAATCATCAGCGCATTTGATACCATCAGACTGGGAAAAGCTAACATCATGATCGCCGGCGGGTCCGAAGCTGCCATTACACATTCCTCCATTGGAGGATTCAGTTCGGCTCAGGCACTTTCCAAAAGGAACGAAGACCCGCAAGGTGCATCCAGGCCTTTTGATGTAGAGCGCGACGGCTTCGTAATGGGTGAAGGAGCGGGTGCTCTGGTGCTTGAAGAACTGGAACACGCACTCCGCCGAGGAGCACATATCTATGCTGAACTGATGGGCGGCGGCATGGCGGCAGATGCGTATCACCTGACGGGCACCCCACCTGACGGCCTGGGCGCGGCTTTGGGAATTTCAAAAGCATTAAAAGACGCTGGACTGCAACCGGAGCAGATTGACTATGTAAATGCCCACGCGACCTCCACGCACCAGGGAGATATCAGCGAGCTGATCGGTATCAGAAAAGTATTTGGAGAACATCCTGTGGCCGTCACAGCAACCAAATCCATGACGGGGCATCTGCTTGGGGCAGCGGGCGCCGCCGAAAGTATTATCAGCATTCTTTCGATAAAGGATGGCGTGATACCGGCCACCATCAATACGCGAGTGCTGGACCCCGAATTACCTGAGGGGATGAAAATCGTAACGGGCAAATCTGTCCACACGCCTGTCAGGTATGTGGTGAACAATACCTTTGGATTTGGTGGCCACACGGCTACTTCCATTTTTGGAAAATACGAATAA
- a CDS encoding PQQ-dependent sugar dehydrogenase, producing the protein MKEKNLILTCCVAAVILLGCGNQEEKQEAVNRGPDSVVTETDSLLLPAPFATESVTNRPKEVGWSDGRVPKAPTGFVVTKYADQLKNPRYCYIAPNGDVFVAESGTKNSADRITVLRDTNKDGVPELREIFIEKLKQPFGMLVLHDYFYVANTDGVYRYPYKSGETKITGKAQKILELPAGGYNNHWTRNLLANADGSKIYISVGSASNVAEHGMDEERRRANILEINPDGSGEKIFASGLRNPVGMDWAPGTNVLWTAVNERDKLGDELVPDYITSVKEGGFYGWPYSYFGQHEDPRMKGQGKELVARAIVPDVPLGAHTASLGLAFYDKTKFPEKYRNGAFIGQHGSWNRSKLAGYKVVFVPFKNGKPVGKPEDFLTGFVEDEGKVYGRPVGIAVLEDGSLLVNDDSGGTIWRVSAQ; encoded by the coding sequence ATGAAGGAGAAAAACTTGATACTTACTTGCTGCGTTGCGGCCGTTATCCTGCTAGGTTGCGGTAATCAGGAAGAAAAGCAGGAGGCTGTGAATAGGGGGCCTGACTCCGTAGTGACGGAGACGGATAGTTTATTGCTACCTGCTCCTTTTGCAACGGAATCGGTTACCAACAGACCGAAGGAGGTGGGCTGGTCGGATGGGAGGGTACCTAAGGCGCCCACAGGGTTTGTGGTTACCAAATATGCCGATCAGCTTAAAAATCCCCGTTACTGTTACATTGCGCCTAATGGAGATGTATTCGTGGCGGAATCAGGTACCAAAAACAGCGCTGACCGCATTACGGTCCTGCGGGATACCAATAAAGACGGCGTGCCGGAGCTAAGAGAAATATTTATAGAAAAGCTCAAGCAGCCATTTGGTATGCTGGTCCTGCATGATTATTTCTACGTCGCAAATACAGATGGCGTTTACCGCTACCCCTACAAGTCCGGGGAGACCAAAATTACTGGGAAAGCCCAAAAGATACTGGAATTACCTGCTGGAGGTTATAATAACCACTGGACACGAAATTTGCTGGCCAATGCCGACGGGTCCAAAATATATATATCGGTGGGTTCGGCAAGCAATGTGGCCGAGCATGGAATGGATGAGGAAAGGCGACGTGCCAACATTCTGGAAATAAATCCGGACGGCTCGGGCGAAAAAATATTTGCGAGTGGTCTTAGGAATCCCGTAGGAATGGACTGGGCGCCCGGTACCAACGTGTTATGGACTGCCGTGAATGAGCGGGATAAACTGGGCGACGAACTTGTTCCTGATTACATTACCAGTGTTAAGGAAGGCGGTTTTTACGGCTGGCCCTATTCGTACTTCGGGCAGCATGAAGACCCACGCATGAAAGGACAGGGTAAAGAGCTGGTGGCTCGGGCCATTGTTCCGGATGTTCCGCTGGGGGCACATACTGCGTCGCTCGGACTGGCATTTTACGACAAAACGAAATTCCCGGAGAAGTACCGTAACGGAGCATTTATAGGACAGCATGGAAGCTGGAACCGTTCGAAACTGGCAGGCTATAAAGTAGTTTTTGTGCCTTTTAAAAACGGTAAACCGGTTGGCAAACCCGAAGACTTTTTAACAGGGTTTGTAGAAGACGAAGGAAAGGTATATGGCAGGCCCGTAGGGATTGCCGTGCTGGAAGATGGCTCTCTGCTGGTGAACGACGATTCCGGCGGGACAATATGGCGCGTGAGCGCACAGTGA
- a CDS encoding DUF2911 domain-containing protein, with translation MKKISCLLILTLLLSFAAQAQFRGLDKSPRDIAYFPDHFAHDRKEGDKALVKISYSRPFANGREIFGKLVPYGKVWRAGADESTEIKLYQDVTIGGKKVKAGTYSLFAIPGETEWTIIINSDLDYWGAYKYKEANDVIRVTAPVSKASSPVENFSIQFKPAPAGAILMMGWASTLVEVPFRF, from the coding sequence ATGAAAAAAATCTCCTGCCTGCTGATCCTCACTTTGTTGTTGTCTTTTGCTGCTCAGGCACAGTTTCGTGGCCTGGATAAAAGTCCAAGAGACATTGCCTATTTTCCTGACCATTTCGCACACGACCGCAAGGAAGGCGACAAGGCACTTGTTAAAATTTCTTACAGCCGCCCTTTTGCGAACGGACGGGAAATATTCGGCAAGCTGGTACCGTATGGTAAAGTATGGCGGGCTGGCGCGGATGAATCCACCGAAATTAAGTTATATCAGGATGTCACCATTGGCGGAAAGAAGGTAAAGGCAGGTACTTATTCGCTATTCGCCATTCCCGGTGAAACCGAATGGACCATTATCATCAATTCGGACCTGGACTACTGGGGTGCATACAAGTACAAGGAAGCAAATGATGTGATCCGCGTTACGGCTCCTGTTTCCAAGGCAAGTTCGCCGGTGGAAAACTTCTCGATCCAGTTCAAACCGGCTCCGGCTGGCGCTATCCTGATGATGGGCTGGGCCTCCACGCTGGTGGAAGTTCCGTTCAGATTCTGA
- a CDS encoding serine hydrolase domain-containing protein: MEYNRRSFLKQAGIGALELGLLNQIPLKGLGSPLMAGQLPRSTPESQGIQSGSLLAFINAVEKANLNLHSLMVLRHGNVVAEGWWAPYAPDLKHTLYSLSKSFTSSAIGFAVSEKRLSVEDKVVALFPAEVPAMISNNLAAMRVKDLLTMATGHDKDTTPAVREAKDPNWVKTFLAQPVEHQPGTHFVYNSGATYMLSAIIQKLTGKTLLEYLTPRLFAPLGISGMDWEVDPNGINTGGWGLRLKTEDIAKFGQLYLQKGSWKGKQILPQAWIEEATTAHIQSKGGSRPKADNDWLQGYGYQFWRCRHGAYRGDGAYGQYCIVIPDKNMVVAITSETSDMQGIMDQIWNHILPQADDKTVDKTLQNSLETRLSRLVLSPEAGNASSSLVSEISGKHFKMAENALGISDVSLHFSKELASLTIKDNAGEHAIHAGINKWKEGMTDMPVMPLKLVLTPVPGETKSKIAASGTWLNENTFEMTLRFIETAHYEKVKCTFDGTSLSVEFKRSLAILGNTKDARPVLKGVLYS, encoded by the coding sequence ATGGAATATAACCGGAGGTCATTTTTGAAGCAGGCGGGGATTGGTGCCCTGGAGTTGGGCTTGCTAAACCAAATACCACTTAAAGGACTCGGTTCCCCATTAATGGCCGGTCAACTTCCCCGGTCAACCCCTGAATCCCAGGGGATACAGTCCGGGAGTTTGCTTGCTTTTATCAATGCAGTAGAGAAAGCCAACCTTAATCTTCATAGCCTGATGGTACTCCGTCATGGAAATGTAGTTGCGGAGGGATGGTGGGCTCCGTATGCACCTGACCTTAAACATACGCTTTATTCTTTGAGTAAAAGCTTTACTTCCAGCGCAATTGGATTCGCCGTTTCCGAGAAGAGACTAAGTGTCGAGGACAAGGTAGTTGCTCTTTTCCCAGCCGAAGTACCGGCGATGATCAGTAATAACCTGGCTGCCATGCGGGTGAAAGATCTGCTGACCATGGCAACGGGCCACGATAAGGATACCACACCAGCGGTGAGGGAGGCCAAAGATCCTAACTGGGTTAAAACGTTTCTGGCGCAACCTGTGGAACATCAGCCCGGTACGCATTTTGTCTACAACAGCGGAGCAACCTACATGTTGTCTGCGATCATACAAAAACTCACAGGTAAAACACTGCTGGAGTATCTTACCCCACGTTTATTTGCACCGCTCGGAATCTCCGGAATGGATTGGGAGGTGGATCCCAACGGAATCAATACAGGCGGCTGGGGACTTAGGTTAAAAACCGAAGATATCGCTAAATTTGGGCAGTTATATTTACAAAAAGGGAGCTGGAAGGGCAAGCAGATATTGCCGCAAGCCTGGATTGAAGAGGCTACCACTGCCCATATTCAGTCTAAGGGGGGCTCCCGACCCAAGGCTGATAACGATTGGCTTCAGGGATATGGCTATCAGTTCTGGCGGTGCCGGCATGGTGCTTATCGTGGTGACGGTGCTTACGGGCAATACTGTATTGTAATACCCGATAAAAATATGGTGGTAGCAATTACGAGTGAAACTTCCGACATGCAGGGAATTATGGATCAGATATGGAATCATATTCTTCCTCAGGCTGATGATAAAACGGTTGACAAAACCTTGCAGAACTCATTGGAAACAAGACTATCCCGGCTGGTATTGTCGCCTGAGGCAGGAAATGCCTCCTCATCTCTGGTGTCAGAAATAAGCGGAAAACATTTTAAAATGGCAGAAAATGCGCTTGGTATCAGTGATGTATCTCTTCATTTTTCCAAAGAGCTGGCCTCGCTGACAATAAAGGACAACGCGGGCGAACATGCCATCCATGCCGGAATTAATAAATGGAAGGAAGGAATGACGGATATGCCTGTGATGCCTTTGAAGCTTGTGTTGACGCCGGTGCCGGGTGAAACAAAGTCAAAAATTGCCGCTAGTGGTACCTGGCTCAATGAAAATACTTTTGAAATGACCCTTCGTTTCATCGAAACAGCCCATTATGAAAAAGTGAAGTGTACCTTTGACGGGACTTCTCTTTCGGTTGAATTCAAAAGGAGTCTGGCTATTTTGGGAAATACAAAAGATGCAAGGCCCGTGCTGAAAGGAGTTTTGTACTCGTAA